A region of Nitrospirota bacterium DNA encodes the following proteins:
- a CDS encoding proline iminopeptidase-family hydrolase: MVDLKTGYVNMPDYNLWYSVYGADKPGVPLLVVNGIALSHDYMEPISELSSDRPVIFYDQRGCGNSGGNVNISEWTFDVFFDEIDALCKELNYPKYHILAHCVSAMISLSFVLDRTPGYIASLIMASPVLNAKTLTSDMLRRVESLPKDVRDTLNNCRTQVDFTSDKYNEAMMVFYSHHFCVTQPWPDCLLRSAACINHLIFSRFVGQSAFHQDGVIADFDLTDRLKDIILPVIYICGQHDEIHPDTVKNYHRNTRDSQFYVIEGASHCYHIEQKEEFFRILNDFLNTH; this comes from the coding sequence GTGGTTGATTTAAAAACTGGGTATGTAAATATGCCGGACTATAACCTCTGGTACTCGGTCTATGGGGCCGATAAACCGGGTGTGCCGCTGCTGGTAGTAAATGGAATTGCTCTTTCGCATGACTACATGGAGCCAATTTCTGAGCTTTCCTCAGACAGACCGGTGATTTTTTACGATCAAAGAGGGTGCGGAAACTCTGGTGGAAATGTAAATATCTCAGAGTGGACATTTGACGTTTTTTTTGATGAGATAGATGCGCTCTGTAAAGAGTTGAATTATCCCAAATACCACATATTAGCTCATTGTGTTTCCGCTATGATTTCCCTTTCTTTTGTATTAGACAGAACCCCTGGCTATATAGCAAGTCTGATTATGGCAAGCCCTGTGTTAAATGCTAAAACTCTCACATCGGATATGTTACGGCGGGTGGAGTCGCTGCCTAAAGATGTGCGGGACACTCTTAATAATTGCCGCACTCAGGTGGATTTCACATCAGATAAATATAACGAGGCTATGATGGTTTTCTATAGCCATCATTTCTGTGTGACTCAGCCCTGGCCAGACTGCTTACTTAGAAGTGCAGCCTGTATAAATCACCTGATATTCAGCCGCTTTGTAGGTCAAAGTGCGTTTCATCAGGATGGTGTAATCGCTGATTTTGATTTAACAGACAGACTAAAAGATATAATCCTGCCTGTGATTTATATCTGTGGCCAACACGACGAGATTCACCCTGATACGGTTAAGAATTATCACAGAAACACAAGAGATTCACAGTTTTACGTAATTGAGGGTGCATCACACTGTTATCACATCGAACAAAAGGAGGAATTTTTCAGGATACTCAATGACTTTTTAAATACACACTAA